One region of Azoarcus sp. CIB genomic DNA includes:
- the murJ gene encoding murein biosynthesis integral membrane protein MurJ, which yields MNLLRALATVSSMTLLSRILGFVRDFVIARTFGAGMATDAFFVAFRLPNLLRRMFAEGAFSQAFVPILAEYKNRQGPEETHQLVSRVATALALAVTAVAAIGIVAAPLIIWVSAPGFADEPDKFALTVELTRITFPYILFMALVALAGGVLNSWSRFAIPAFTPVLLNLSFIGMALFAAPWFDPPVLALAWAVFIGGILQLALQLRPLARIGLLPRFDLNLSDPGVRRIGKLMLPAMLGVSVSQVSLIINTIFASFLESGSVSWLYYADRLMEFPAGLLGAALGTILLPSLSKLHADEQPDAFSSLLDWGLRLTLMLTLPAALALALLAVPLLSTLFQHGAFTATDVQQTRLALVAYSVGLSGLILVKILAPGFYARQDIRTPVKIALITLAATQLMNLAFIVPLKHAGLALSIGLASLLNAALLYRGLRRRGVYRPQPRWGIFTLRLLVALAVLGVVLWFGMGDETWWYAQHATTRVLHLSAVVLGGIAAYFVTLFALGIRLRDFRRRAA from the coding sequence ATGAACCTGTTGCGCGCCCTTGCCACCGTCAGCAGCATGACCTTGCTGTCGCGGATCCTCGGCTTCGTCCGGGATTTCGTGATTGCGCGCACCTTCGGCGCCGGCATGGCGACCGACGCCTTTTTCGTCGCGTTCCGGCTGCCCAACCTGCTGCGACGCATGTTCGCGGAGGGGGCATTCTCGCAGGCCTTCGTGCCCATTCTCGCCGAATACAAGAACCGCCAGGGCCCCGAGGAGACGCACCAACTGGTCAGCCGCGTGGCCACCGCCCTCGCGCTGGCCGTGACGGCAGTGGCTGCGATCGGCATCGTCGCCGCGCCGCTGATCATCTGGGTGTCCGCGCCGGGTTTCGCGGATGAGCCCGACAAGTTCGCGCTGACGGTCGAACTGACCCGCATCACCTTCCCCTACATCCTGTTCATGGCGCTGGTGGCGCTCGCCGGCGGCGTGCTGAACTCCTGGAGCCGCTTTGCCATTCCCGCGTTCACGCCCGTCTTGCTGAACCTCTCCTTCATCGGCATGGCGCTGTTTGCCGCCCCGTGGTTCGACCCGCCGGTCCTCGCGCTGGCCTGGGCGGTGTTCATCGGCGGCATCCTGCAACTGGCGCTGCAACTGCGCCCGCTCGCGCGCATCGGTCTCCTGCCGCGCTTCGACCTCAACCTGTCCGACCCGGGAGTGCGCCGCATCGGCAAGTTGATGCTACCGGCAATGCTGGGCGTGTCGGTGAGCCAGGTGTCGCTGATCATCAACACCATCTTCGCGTCCTTCCTCGAAAGCGGCAGCGTGTCGTGGCTGTATTACGCCGATCGCCTGATGGAGTTTCCGGCGGGCCTGCTCGGCGCGGCACTGGGGACGATCCTGCTGCCCAGTCTGTCGAAACTGCACGCGGACGAGCAGCCGGATGCCTTCTCGTCGCTGCTCGACTGGGGACTGCGCCTGACGCTGATGCTCACGCTGCCGGCCGCGCTGGCGCTGGCGCTGCTGGCCGTGCCACTGCTGTCGACGCTGTTCCAGCACGGCGCCTTCACGGCAACGGACGTGCAGCAGACGCGCCTTGCGCTGGTCGCCTACAGCGTGGGGCTGAGCGGCCTGATCCTGGTGAAGATCCTCGCGCCCGGTTTCTATGCCCGCCAGGACATCCGCACGCCGGTGAAGATCGCGCTGATCACGCTGGCCGCGACGCAATTGATGAACCTTGCGTTCATCGTGCCGCTCAAGCATGCGGGCCTCGCGCTGTCGATCGGGCTCGCCTCGCTGCTGAACGCGGCGCTGCTGTACCGGGGATTGCGCCGCCGCGGAGTCTATCGGCCGCAGCCGCGCTGGGGGATTTTCACGCTGCGCCTGCTGGTCGCGCTGGCAGTCCTGGGGGTCGTGCTGTGGTTCGGCATGGGCGACGAGACGTGGTGGTACGCGCAGCATGCGACGACGCGCGTACTGCACCTGTCTGCGGTCGTGCTGGGGGGTATTGCGGCGTACTTCGTGACGCTGTTCGCGCTGGGGATCCGCCTGCGGGACTTCCGCCGGCGCGCGGCCTGA
- a CDS encoding YbhB/YbcL family Raf kinase inhibitor-like protein codes for MKLSSQNFADGARIPGEFSFCIPATEGHVRLGGNRNPHLAWSGVPAGTRSFVLICHDPDVPSKGDDVNQEGRAVPASLPRVDFFHWIVIDLPADLREIAAGSFSDGVTPGGKSGPEGPLGSRQGINDYTAWFAGDETMRGNYHGYDGPCPPWNDELVHHYVFTLYALNKECCSLDGQFGGAQVRNAIAGHVLAEAKLAGTYTLNPSLLG; via the coding sequence ATGAAACTCAGCAGCCAAAACTTCGCCGACGGTGCGCGCATCCCCGGCGAATTCTCGTTCTGCATTCCTGCCACCGAGGGGCACGTGCGCCTGGGTGGCAATCGCAATCCGCATCTGGCCTGGAGCGGCGTGCCGGCGGGAACGCGGTCCTTCGTACTGATCTGCCACGACCCTGACGTGCCGAGCAAGGGCGACGACGTCAACCAGGAAGGTCGCGCCGTGCCGGCGAGCCTGCCACGCGTGGACTTCTTCCACTGGATCGTCATCGACCTGCCGGCGGACCTGCGGGAAATTGCGGCCGGCAGTTTTTCGGATGGCGTGACGCCGGGCGGGAAGAGCGGACCGGAGGGGCCGCTCGGCTCGCGTCAGGGCATCAACGATTACACGGCGTGGTTTGCCGGGGACGAAACGATGCGCGGGAACTACCACGGCTACGACGGCCCCTGCCCGCCGTGGAACGACGAACTCGTGCACCACTACGTGTTCACGCTGTACGCGCTGAACAAGGAATGCTGCAGCCTCGACGGCCAGTTCGGCGGGGCCCAGGTGCGCAACGCGATCGCCGGCCACGTGCTTGCCGAAGCGAAGCTCGCCGGCACCTACACGCTGAATCCGTCGCTACTCGGTTGA
- the ggt gene encoding gamma-glutamyltransferase, with protein MKTTMLRVSVCLLVCVIANVAPLPAAAHTPAITGSAFGFDPKPAVQAPHAVAVTANRHATDAAIAILRQGGAAVDAAIAAALVLNVVEPQFSGIGGGGFLLHFDARTARVAAWDGRETAPMAVDERLFLKSDGEKMAFYDAVVGGRSVGVPGLLRLFEQVHARHGKLKWATLFAPAIRLAGEGFPVSPLLHGLMVRDRYLAQDPASRALFFNAAVGPLAVGTTLHNPELAAILQQVAEEGVDAFYRGAIARDIVAAANASPNPGKLSLDDLAAYRAIERTPLCASYRAHRVCGMPPPSSGGATVLAMLGLLERFRLADIPSDSAFAAHLFSEAGRLAFADRDAWYGDPDAMMVRPERLLDRDYLGRRAEQIRLSGSIGRAAPGMPTPAAQAITWRSAELPATTHLSIVDAYGNAVSLTASIEDAFGSRRLVRGFLLNNQLTDFSFTPGDERGAHPNRVGPGKRPRSSMAPTLVFDRTGRLFAVAGSPGGSQIINYVAESLVGLIDWKLPPDRLLIRPHVGSRNGPTEVEDSADGRALAARLTAFGHEPVMRELPSGAGVIVREGAVWSGVADPRREGTAAGY; from the coding sequence ATGAAGACCACCATGCTTCGAGTGTCTGTCTGTCTGTTGGTCTGCGTGATCGCCAATGTCGCGCCGCTCCCCGCTGCCGCACATACGCCGGCCATCACCGGATCCGCCTTCGGATTCGATCCGAAACCGGCCGTCCAGGCGCCTCACGCCGTCGCCGTCACCGCGAACCGCCACGCGACCGATGCCGCAATCGCGATCCTGCGCCAGGGCGGGGCCGCCGTTGATGCCGCGATCGCCGCCGCGCTCGTCCTCAACGTCGTCGAGCCGCAGTTTTCCGGCATCGGCGGCGGGGGCTTCCTGCTGCATTTCGATGCACGCACCGCACGAGTCGCCGCATGGGATGGCCGCGAAACGGCGCCGATGGCTGTCGATGAGCGGCTGTTCCTGAAGTCGGATGGCGAGAAGATGGCGTTCTACGACGCTGTCGTAGGCGGGCGCTCGGTCGGGGTGCCAGGACTGCTGCGCCTCTTCGAGCAGGTGCACGCGCGCCATGGCAAGCTGAAATGGGCCACGCTTTTCGCCCCGGCGATCCGGCTCGCCGGGGAGGGTTTCCCGGTCTCGCCGCTGCTCCACGGGCTGATGGTGCGGGATCGCTACCTCGCTCAGGATCCGGCATCGCGGGCGCTCTTTTTCAATGCGGCCGTCGGCCCGCTCGCCGTCGGCACGACCTTGCACAATCCTGAACTCGCGGCCATCTTGCAGCAAGTCGCGGAGGAGGGCGTCGATGCGTTCTACCGCGGCGCTATCGCACGCGACATCGTTGCTGCGGCGAATGCGTCGCCGAACCCGGGCAAGCTCTCGCTCGACGATCTCGCCGCTTACCGTGCGATCGAGCGTACGCCACTGTGCGCGTCCTACCGTGCTCACCGCGTGTGCGGAATGCCGCCCCCTAGCTCGGGTGGAGCTACGGTGCTTGCGATGCTCGGCCTCCTCGAACGTTTCCGGCTCGCCGACATCCCCTCTGATTCCGCCTTCGCGGCGCATCTCTTCAGTGAGGCCGGGCGGCTCGCATTCGCCGATCGCGATGCGTGGTACGGCGACCCCGATGCGATGATGGTGAGGCCGGAGCGCCTGCTCGATCGGGATTACCTCGGGCGGCGCGCAGAGCAGATTCGGCTGTCGGGCAGTATCGGCCGCGCGGCCCCGGGCATGCCGACCCCTGCCGCGCAGGCGATCACTTGGCGCAGCGCCGAATTACCGGCGACGACGCATCTTTCGATCGTCGATGCCTACGGCAACGCGGTATCGCTGACGGCATCGATCGAGGACGCGTTCGGCAGCCGTCGCTTGGTGCGGGGATTCCTGCTCAACAACCAACTCACTGATTTTTCGTTCACGCCGGGCGACGAACGCGGCGCGCACCCGAACCGGGTCGGTCCCGGCAAGCGACCGCGCAGCTCGATGGCGCCCACCCTGGTCTTCGATAGGACGGGACGCCTCTTTGCGGTCGCCGGATCGCCCGGCGGCAGCCAGATTATCAACTACGTTGCCGAGAGCCTCGTCGGTCTGATCGACTGGAAATTGCCCCCGGACCGGCTGCTCATCCGGCCGCATGTCGGCAGTCGCAACGGTCCGACGGAAGTGGAGGACAGCGCGGACGGTCGCGCGCTCGCTGCGCGGCTGACAGCGTTCGGACACGAGCCGGTGATGCGGGAACTCCCCAGCGGCGCTGGTGTGATCGTCCGCGAGGGTGCCGTCTGGAGCGGCGTCGCCGACCCGCGGCGCGAAGGGACGGCGGCCGGATACTGA
- a CDS encoding phytochelatin synthase family protein: MPKMKLTSLKTLLLVVGLAIPFGAVGRTLPLAANLVSLGSEQGARLLVDSEARQAYWPLSMQFVSQRTQTYCGVATIVMVLNALDVPAPTAAGIEPFTAFDQENFFNERTEAVLPREVLAKIGMTLDQIGGLLGTYGVKTEVRHAIDGGLDDFRTLAVRYLGTPGRYVIVNYFRRTIGQESGGHISPLAAYDADTDRFLILDVSRYKYPPVWVKAADLYSAMNTPDSDNGNRTRGYVLVAPGD; the protein is encoded by the coding sequence ATGCCGAAGATGAAGCTCACGTCGCTCAAGACTCTCCTGCTCGTTGTTGGCCTGGCGATCCCCTTCGGCGCCGTCGGCCGGACGCTGCCGCTGGCGGCGAACCTCGTCAGCCTCGGCAGCGAACAAGGCGCCCGCCTCCTGGTCGACAGCGAGGCGAGGCAGGCGTACTGGCCGCTAAGCATGCAGTTCGTGTCGCAGAGGACGCAGACCTACTGCGGCGTCGCGACTATCGTGATGGTGCTCAACGCCCTCGACGTGCCCGCTCCGACCGCGGCGGGTATCGAGCCCTTCACGGCCTTCGATCAGGAGAATTTCTTCAACGAGCGCACCGAGGCCGTCCTGCCGCGCGAGGTCCTGGCGAAGATCGGGATGACCCTCGACCAGATCGGGGGGCTCCTCGGAACGTATGGCGTCAAGACCGAGGTTCGCCACGCCATCGACGGCGGCCTCGACGATTTTCGTACGCTCGCGGTCCGTTATCTCGGTACGCCGGGCCGGTACGTGATCGTCAATTACTTTCGTCGAACGATCGGCCAGGAGAGCGGCGGGCACATCTCGCCCCTCGCGGCCTACGATGCGGACACCGACCGGTTCCTGATCCTTGACGTTTCCCGCTACAAATATCCTCCCGTGTGGGTCAAGGCTGCCGACCTATACTCGGCTATGAACACGCCGGATTCCGACAACGGGAACCGGACGAGGGGTTACGTTCTCGTGGCGCCGGGCGACTGA
- a CDS encoding 6-phosphofructokinase, producing the protein MARTNLLYAQSGGVTAVINASAAAVIAAARERDDAIGTVFAARHGILGALNEDLIDTAALSSDDLEALAHMPGGAFGSCRFDLDPPDRNPAQYDRLFAVFAAHGIGQFLYNGGNGSMDTVAKISAAARARGYPLVCVGVPKTVDNDLEGTDSSPGFGSAAKYAAVSMLEAGIDIASMASSTGRVFVLEVMGRNAGWIAAATALAARTADEPPHIILMPEVPFDEDAFLAVVDATVRRLGYCAVTVSEGIRRADGTLVMEQDHDRKGHVQLGGAGQCIARLIHARLGHKHHWAIPDYLQRAAGHLVSAVDQAQARAVGRAAVEAALAGRDCAMPAIRRLSDDPYRWEIVFRDVAAIANLERRVPAHFIRADGLHVTDAGRRYLRPLIEGEVFPAFAGGLPDYRRFAISAIPRRLEPYRP; encoded by the coding sequence ATGGCCAGGACCAATCTACTCTATGCGCAATCGGGGGGTGTCACCGCGGTCATCAACGCCTCGGCGGCGGCGGTCATCGCGGCGGCCCGCGAACGCGACGACGCCATCGGGACGGTGTTCGCTGCGCGCCACGGCATTCTCGGTGCCCTCAACGAGGATCTGATCGACACGGCCGCGCTCAGCTCCGACGATCTCGAAGCGCTTGCGCACATGCCGGGCGGGGCTTTCGGCTCGTGCCGCTTCGACCTCGACCCGCCCGACCGGAACCCGGCCCAGTACGACCGCCTGTTCGCGGTCTTCGCCGCCCACGGCATCGGCCAATTCCTCTATAACGGCGGAAACGGATCGATGGACACCGTCGCCAAGATCTCTGCCGCGGCCCGCGCGCGGGGCTATCCACTGGTGTGCGTGGGCGTGCCCAAGACGGTCGACAACGACCTCGAAGGCACCGACTCCTCGCCCGGTTTCGGCTCGGCCGCCAAATATGCGGCGGTGTCGATGCTGGAAGCCGGCATCGACATCGCATCGATGGCGAGCAGCACCGGGCGCGTCTTCGTGCTCGAGGTGATGGGGCGCAACGCCGGCTGGATCGCCGCCGCAACCGCGCTCGCCGCGCGCACGGCGGACGAACCGCCGCACATCATCCTGATGCCGGAAGTGCCGTTCGACGAAGACGCGTTTCTTGCCGTCGTCGACGCCACCGTAAGGCGCCTCGGCTACTGCGCCGTCACCGTGTCGGAGGGGATCCGTCGTGCCGACGGCACGCTTGTGATGGAACAGGACCACGACCGCAAGGGGCATGTGCAGCTCGGTGGCGCCGGCCAGTGCATTGCGCGGCTGATCCACGCGCGTCTCGGTCACAAGCACCACTGGGCTATCCCCGATTACCTGCAGCGCGCCGCGGGGCACCTCGTTTCCGCCGTCGACCAGGCCCAGGCGCGTGCCGTCGGGCGCGCCGCCGTCGAAGCCGCCCTCGCCGGGCGCGATTGCGCCATGCCGGCGATCCGGCGCCTGTCAGACGACCCCTATCGCTGGGAGATCGTGTTCCGGGACGTGGCCGCAATCGCCAACCTCGAACGCCGGGTTCCCGCCCATTTCATCCGTGCTGACGGGCTCCACGTCACCGACGCGGGGCGGCGCTACCTGCGTCCCCTGATCGAGGGGGAAGTCTTTCCGGCCTTTGCGGGCGGCTTGCCGGATTATCGGCGCTTTGCGATCTCGGCCATTCCGCGCCGGCTGGAGCCTTACCGTCCCTGA
- the adk gene encoding adenylate kinase, with product MRLILLGPPGAGKGTQANFIKDKFGIPQISTGDMLRAAVKAGTPLGVEAKKVMDAGGLVSDDIIIGLVKDRLQQDDCKSGYMFDGFPRTIPQADAMKEAGVPIDFVLEIDVPDSEIVERMSGRRVHVASGRTYHVKYNPPKVAGKDDVTGEELIQRDDDREETVKKRLEVYHAQTKPLVEYYTKWATSGAASAPKVRKIAGLGAVDAITARAFEALK from the coding sequence ATGCGTTTGATTCTGTTGGGACCCCCGGGAGCAGGCAAGGGCACTCAGGCGAACTTCATCAAGGATAAGTTCGGCATTCCCCAGATTTCCACCGGCGACATGCTGCGTGCCGCGGTCAAGGCCGGCACCCCGCTGGGCGTCGAAGCCAAGAAGGTGATGGATGCGGGCGGCCTGGTTTCCGACGACATCATCATTGGCCTGGTGAAGGATCGCCTGCAGCAGGACGACTGCAAGTCCGGCTACATGTTCGACGGCTTTCCGCGCACGATTCCGCAGGCTGACGCGATGAAGGAGGCCGGCGTGCCGATCGACTTCGTCCTCGAAATCGACGTACCCGACAGCGAGATCGTCGAGCGCATGAGCGGCCGCCGCGTGCACGTCGCTTCGGGCCGCACCTACCACGTCAAGTACAACCCGCCCAAGGTCGCCGGCAAGGACGACGTGACCGGCGAGGAGCTCATTCAGCGCGACGACGACCGCGAGGAAACGGTGAAGAAGCGTCTCGAGGTCTATCACGCCCAGACCAAGCCGCTGGTCGAGTACTACACCAAGTGGGCCACCTCCGGTGCTGCTTCCGCCCCGAAGGTCCGCAAGATCGCCGGTCTCGGCGCGGTCGACGCGATCACCGCGCGCGCGTTCGAAGCGCTGAAGTAA
- the kdsB gene encoding 3-deoxy-manno-octulosonate cytidylyltransferase — protein MAGFHVVIPARYASTRLPGKPLADIGGKPMVVRVLEQARKAGPLSAWVATDDARVVDAVNAAGGDVLMTRADHPSGTDRLAEVVAALGWGDDEIVVNVQGDEPLIDPALIADVAGALADTQEAAIATAAHPLHDAAEFFNPNVVKVVCDARDQALYFSRAPIPWARDDFAKSRDLIPAGLPVQRHVGIYAYRVDFLRRYAGLAPSPLENWEALEQLRALWHGYRIRVLSVERAPAAGVDTVEDLERVRAAFDRAGRVE, from the coding sequence ATGGCGGGCTTCCACGTCGTCATCCCGGCGCGCTACGCGTCGACGCGCCTGCCGGGCAAGCCGCTCGCGGACATCGGCGGCAAACCGATGGTGGTGCGCGTGCTCGAGCAGGCCCGCAAGGCGGGGCCGCTGTCCGCGTGGGTCGCGACCGACGATGCGCGCGTCGTCGATGCCGTGAACGCTGCCGGCGGCGACGTGCTGATGACGCGTGCCGATCACCCCAGCGGCACCGACCGCCTGGCCGAGGTCGTTGCCGCGCTCGGCTGGGGCGATGACGAGATCGTTGTCAATGTCCAGGGTGACGAGCCGCTGATCGACCCCGCGTTGATCGCCGACGTCGCCGGCGCGCTCGCTGACACCCAGGAAGCCGCGATCGCGACGGCCGCGCATCCGCTGCACGATGCCGCCGAGTTCTTCAATCCGAACGTCGTCAAGGTCGTGTGCGATGCGCGCGATCAGGCCTTGTACTTCTCGCGTGCCCCGATTCCCTGGGCGCGCGATGACTTCGCGAAGTCGCGCGACCTCATCCCCGCTGGCCTGCCGGTGCAGCGCCACGTCGGCATCTACGCCTATCGCGTGGACTTCCTGCGCCGCTACGCTGGCCTCGCGCCGTCGCCGCTGGAAAACTGGGAAGCGCTCGAGCAGCTGCGCGCGCTGTGGCACGGCTACCGCATTCGGGTACTTTCGGTCGAACGCGCGCCGGCTGCGGGCGTCGATACCGTGGAAGACCTTGAGCGGGTCCGGGCGGCGTTTGACCGCGCGGGTCGAGTCGAGTAA
- a CDS encoding Trm112 family protein encodes MDARLLEILVCPVCKGPLDFVKDKQELVCKADRLAFPIRDGIPVMLEEEARQLPAEEVDALRR; translated from the coding sequence ATGGACGCCAGACTGCTTGAAATCCTCGTGTGCCCCGTCTGCAAGGGCCCCCTCGACTTCGTCAAGGACAAGCAGGAGCTCGTTTGCAAGGCCGACCGTCTCGCGTTCCCGATCCGCGACGGCATTCCGGTGATGCTCGAGGAAGAGGCGCGCCAGCTTCCCGCCGAAGAAGTCGACGCGCTGCGCCGCTGA
- the lpxK gene encoding tetraacyldisaccharide 4'-kinase: MARSSPGWWQRRSPVAFLLCPLSALFGALAAARRGRYRSDPWRVEHLPVPVIVVGNIAVGGSGKTPVVDWLVRQLRAAGWVPGVVSRGYGGRVGGVAVVPADGDPALYGDEPVLLARLTGCPVAVGADRPAAARALLAEHPECNVIVSDDGLQHYRLARDIEVVVVDERTLGNGWLLPAGPLREPVSRLRDVDLVIAHGSLSAGLKQTIGDAPVFLMRLEGDTFISLHDAAKQCRPDAFRGRRVHAVAGIGRPERFFDQLRAMGLDVVPHPFPDHHPFTAADLAFAPGEAKVLTSKDAVKCSAFAPADTWEFPVRAQIPAGAAEHILEKLSHGRQTA, encoded by the coding sequence ATGGCGCGCAGCAGTCCTGGCTGGTGGCAACGCCGGTCGCCGGTTGCGTTCCTGCTTTGCCCCCTGTCGGCGCTGTTTGGAGCGCTCGCCGCGGCGCGGCGCGGTCGTTACCGCAGTGACCCGTGGCGTGTCGAACACCTGCCCGTTCCCGTCATCGTCGTCGGCAACATCGCCGTCGGTGGAAGCGGCAAGACGCCGGTCGTGGACTGGCTCGTGCGCCAGCTGCGTGCCGCAGGTTGGGTGCCCGGCGTGGTCAGTCGCGGCTATGGCGGCAGGGTCGGCGGAGTTGCCGTCGTCCCGGCCGACGGCGATCCCGCGCTGTACGGCGATGAACCCGTCCTCCTCGCGCGCCTGACCGGCTGTCCTGTCGCCGTCGGCGCGGACCGCCCGGCCGCCGCGCGCGCGCTGCTCGCCGAACACCCCGAATGCAACGTCATCGTGTCCGACGACGGGCTCCAGCATTACCGTCTCGCGCGCGACATCGAAGTCGTGGTCGTGGACGAACGCACGCTGGGCAATGGCTGGCTGCTGCCCGCCGGCCCGCTGCGCGAGCCGGTTTCCCGGCTGCGCGACGTCGACCTCGTGATCGCGCACGGCTCGCTCTCCGCCGGCCTGAAACAGACGATCGGCGACGCGCCGGTGTTTCTGATGCGGCTCGAAGGCGATACCTTCATTTCCTTGCACGATGCCGCGAAACAATGCCGGCCCGACGCATTCCGCGGGCGCCGCGTGCATGCGGTCGCGGGCATCGGTCGTCCCGAGCGTTTCTTCGACCAGTTGCGCGCGATGGGGCTGGACGTCGTGCCCCATCCGTTTCCCGATCATCACCCGTTCACCGCCGCCGATCTCGCGTTCGCGCCCGGCGAGGCGAAAGTCCTGACCAGCAAGGATGCGGTAAAATGCTCGGCTTTCGCGCCTGCCGATACCTGGGAATTCCCGGTAAGGGCTCAAATCCCGGCGGGCGCTGCCGAACATATCCTGGAGAAACTGTCGCATGGACGCCAGACTGCTTGA
- a CDS encoding biopolymer transporter ExbD has translation MNFQRGRKHEAPDINLIPLIDVLLVLIIFLVLTTTYSKVSGLEINLPTADTKAAEVTPNEIVVAVNAAGDVLVNRQPVGDKSINAIAAALGRAAPAGGADPVIVITADAKAAHQSVIDVMQAAQRAGLPHITFATQSAP, from the coding sequence ATGAACTTCCAGCGCGGACGCAAGCACGAAGCCCCGGACATCAACCTGATCCCGCTGATCGATGTCCTGCTGGTTCTCATCATCTTCCTCGTCCTGACGACGACCTATTCCAAGGTGTCGGGGCTGGAGATCAACCTGCCCACGGCCGACACCAAAGCGGCGGAAGTGACACCGAACGAGATCGTCGTCGCCGTGAACGCGGCCGGCGACGTGCTGGTCAACCGCCAGCCGGTCGGCGACAAGAGCATCAATGCGATCGCCGCGGCGCTCGGTCGCGCCGCGCCCGCCGGCGGTGCGGACCCGGTAATCGTCATCACGGCCGACGCCAAGGCCGCCCACCAGAGCGTCATCGATGTGATGCAGGCGGCGCAGCGTGCCGGCCTGCCGCACATCACCTTCGCTACCCAGTCCGCTCCGTGA
- a CDS encoding MotA/TolQ/ExbB proton channel family protein: protein MFALIQSAGWPVWPLLLVSIVAVALIIERGMTLRRSRIVPDGLLDKVLADLRQKGATSEMANRVAAHSPLGRVLAAGLRNVSSSREVMKEAIEETGRAVAHELERFLNALGTIASIAPLMGLFGTIVGMIDIFAAQGGATTNPQQLAQGISTALYATGLGLTIAIPSIIFWRHYRAVVDGFVVDMEQQAIKLVEVVHGDRRP, encoded by the coding sequence GTGTTCGCGCTCATCCAGTCCGCGGGCTGGCCCGTCTGGCCCCTCCTGCTGGTATCCATCGTTGCCGTCGCCCTCATCATCGAACGGGGTATGACCCTGCGCCGTTCGCGCATCGTGCCCGACGGGTTGCTCGACAAGGTTCTCGCCGACCTGCGCCAGAAGGGCGCCACGTCCGAGATGGCCAATCGCGTCGCCGCCCATTCCCCGCTCGGGCGTGTGCTTGCCGCGGGTCTGCGCAACGTCAGCAGCTCGCGCGAAGTCATGAAGGAGGCGATCGAGGAAACCGGTCGCGCCGTCGCGCACGAACTCGAGCGCTTCCTCAATGCGCTCGGCACCATCGCGTCGATCGCCCCGCTGATGGGCTTGTTCGGCACCATCGTCGGCATGATCGACATTTTCGCTGCCCAAGGCGGGGCCACGACCAACCCGCAGCAGCTCGCACAGGGCATCTCGACCGCCCTTTACGCCACTGGCCTGGGCCTGACCATCGCAATCCCCTCGATCATCTTCTGGCGCCATTACCGCGCGGTTGTCGATGGCTTCGTCGTCGACATGGAGCAGCAGGCGATCAAGCTGGTCGAGGTCGTGCACGGCGACCGTCGCCCCTGA